The following are from one region of the Pseudomonas putida genome:
- the rpoZ gene encoding DNA-directed RNA polymerase subunit omega, which translates to MARVTVEDCLEHVDNRFELVMLSTKRARQLATGGKEPRVAWENDKPTVVALREIAEGIVTNEFIAAEEIVTEDPVFAAFEDENNEAV; encoded by the coding sequence ATGGCCCGCGTAACTGTTGAAGACTGCCTGGAACACGTGGATAACCGCTTTGAGCTGGTCATGCTCTCGACCAAGCGCGCTCGCCAGCTGGCGACCGGCGGCAAAGAGCCACGCGTTGCGTGGGAAAACGACAAGCCGACCGTTGTTGCCCTGCGTGAAATCGCCGAAGGCATCGTCACCAACGAGTTCATCGCCGCTGAAGAGATCGTCACCGAGGATCCGGTGTTCGCCGCGTTCGAGGACGAGAACAACGAGGCTGTCTGA
- a CDS encoding YicC family protein, whose translation MVHSMTAFARVERAGSQGTLVWELRSVNHRYLEPHLRLPEALRDLEGAVREGLRQGLSRGKVECTLRLNEDSNGKPLKVDRERAAQLVAAAEEVASLIKQPAPLNPLEVLSWPGVLVADASDPQALNAEAMALFDEALAELKAGRQREGQELARLINERLDNMASEVTTLRALVPQMLAAQRQKILDRFGDMQAELDPQRLEQEMVLLAQKSDVAEELDRLSTHVTEVRRVLKGGGAAGRRLDFLMQELNREANTLGSKAFDPRSTQAAVNLKVLIEQMREQVQNIE comes from the coding sequence ATGGTGCACAGCATGACCGCTTTCGCGCGAGTCGAGCGCGCCGGCAGCCAAGGCACCCTGGTCTGGGAGCTGCGTTCGGTCAACCACCGTTACCTGGAACCGCACCTGCGCCTGCCCGAGGCCCTGCGCGACCTCGAAGGCGCCGTGCGTGAGGGCCTGCGCCAGGGCCTGTCGCGGGGCAAGGTGGAATGCACCTTGCGCCTGAACGAAGACAGCAACGGCAAACCGCTGAAGGTGGACCGCGAACGCGCCGCGCAGCTGGTTGCCGCCGCCGAGGAAGTGGCCAGCCTGATCAAGCAGCCGGCACCGCTGAACCCGCTGGAGGTGCTGTCGTGGCCAGGCGTGCTGGTGGCCGACGCTAGCGACCCGCAGGCACTGAACGCCGAAGCCATGGCGCTGTTCGACGAAGCGCTGGCCGAACTCAAGGCCGGGCGCCAGCGTGAAGGCCAGGAACTGGCCCGGCTGATCAACGAACGCCTGGACAACATGGCCAGCGAAGTCACCACCCTGCGCGCCCTGGTGCCGCAGATGCTGGCGGCGCAGCGGCAGAAAATCCTCGACCGCTTCGGCGACATGCAGGCCGAACTCGACCCGCAGCGCCTGGAGCAGGAGATGGTACTCCTGGCCCAGAAGAGCGACGTGGCCGAAGAGCTTGACCGCCTCAGCACCCACGTCACCGAAGTGCGCCGGGTGCTCAAGGGTGGCGGCGCCGCCGGCCGGCGCCTGGACTTCCTGATGCAGGAGCTCAACCGCGAGGCCAACACCCTCGGCTCCAAGGCCTTCGACCCACGCAGCACGCAAGCGGCGGTCAACCTGAAGGTATTGATCGAACAAATGCGTGAACAAGTACAGAACATCGAGTAA
- a CDS encoding APC family permease, with protein sequence MSNYTEAGRPPDVATDAGNTQRSKGLAKGRLGLLASVVLGISTIAPVYTLTGALGPTVREVGAHLPAVFIVGFLPMLLVALGYRELNSAEPDSGTSFTWSARAFGPMIGWIGGWGLVVATTIVLSNLAGVAVDFFYLFLGQITGKHELAALADNLLINVVTCCVFIALAVWICCRGIATTMTVQYGLVALQLVVLIGFAFAAFDGATAPPPLEFDFAWFNPFGVESFSAFAAGLSLSIFIFWGWDTCLTVSEESVGSEEVPGKAATWTVMLILGLYLFTAIATLQFAGISESGLGLNNPRIQENVFAHLAGPVMGPLAILMSIAVLASTAASLQSTFVAPARTLLAMGYYGAVPQKFASVCPRSQTPRYATICAGVAAGVFYVTMRTLSENVLADTITALGMMICFYYSLTAFACVWYFRHSLFDSLRHFIMRGLCPLVGGVILSVIFVRTAIDSASPDFGSGSHVGGLGLVFVIAAIISVLGIALMMLSRMRAPAYFLGATLRQQATLPLQE encoded by the coding sequence ATGAGCAATTACACAGAAGCCGGCCGCCCACCCGATGTGGCGACCGACGCGGGCAACACCCAGCGCAGCAAGGGCCTGGCCAAAGGCCGGCTGGGCTTGCTGGCCAGCGTGGTGCTGGGCATCTCAACCATCGCCCCGGTCTACACCCTGACTGGTGCCCTTGGCCCGACCGTGCGTGAGGTGGGGGCGCACCTGCCTGCCGTGTTCATCGTCGGCTTCCTGCCGATGTTGCTGGTGGCCCTGGGCTACCGCGAACTGAACTCGGCGGAGCCGGACAGCGGTACTTCGTTTACCTGGTCGGCGCGAGCCTTCGGCCCGATGATCGGCTGGATCGGCGGCTGGGGCCTGGTGGTCGCCACCACCATCGTGTTGTCGAACCTGGCAGGGGTCGCGGTCGACTTCTTCTACCTGTTCCTTGGCCAGATCACCGGCAAGCACGAACTGGCGGCGTTGGCCGACAACCTGTTGATCAACGTAGTGACCTGTTGCGTGTTCATTGCCCTGGCGGTATGGATCTGCTGCCGTGGCATCGCCACCACCATGACCGTGCAGTACGGCCTGGTGGCACTGCAGTTGGTGGTGCTGATCGGCTTTGCCTTCGCTGCCTTCGACGGTGCCACCGCGCCGCCGCCGCTTGAATTCGACTTCGCCTGGTTCAACCCGTTCGGTGTCGAATCGTTCTCGGCCTTTGCCGCCGGGCTGTCGCTGTCGATCTTCATCTTTTGGGGATGGGACACCTGCCTGACCGTCAGCGAAGAGTCGGTAGGCAGTGAAGAGGTGCCGGGCAAGGCTGCCACCTGGACCGTGATGTTGATTCTCGGCCTGTATCTGTTCACTGCGATCGCCACCCTGCAGTTTGCCGGGATCAGCGAGTCTGGCCTGGGCCTGAACAATCCGCGCATCCAGGAAAACGTGTTTGCCCACCTGGCTGGCCCGGTCATGGGGCCGCTGGCGATCCTGATGTCCATCGCTGTGCTGGCCAGTACGGCGGCGTCGCTGCAGTCGACCTTCGTGGCGCCGGCACGCACCTTGTTGGCCATGGGTTACTACGGTGCGGTACCGCAGAAGTTCGCCAGCGTCTGCCCACGCTCGCAGACCCCGCGCTACGCCACCATCTGCGCCGGCGTGGCTGCGGGCGTGTTCTACGTGACCATGCGTACCCTGAGCGAGAACGTGCTGGCAGACACCATCACTGCGCTGGGCATGATGATCTGCTTCTACTACTCGCTGACCGCGTTCGCCTGTGTCTGGTATTTCCGCCACAGCCTGTTCGACAGCCTGCGCCACTTCATCATGCGTGGCCTGTGCCCGCTGGTGGGAGGGGTGATCCTGTCGGTAATCTTTGTTCGCACTGCCATCGACAGCGCTTCGCCAGACTTCGGCAGTGGCTCGCATGTGGGCGGGCTGGGGCTGGTGTTCGTGATTGCCGCGATCATCTCGGTGCTCGGCATCGCGCTGATGATGCTGTCGCGCATGCGCGCGCCGGCGTACTTCCTGGGGGCTACCCTGCGTCAGCAGGCTACCTTGCCACTGCAGGAATAA
- the gmk gene encoding guanylate kinase translates to MNHSSGTLYIVSAPSGAGKTSLVTALTKDDKQIRVSVSHTTRAMRPGEQHGVNYHFVVHEEFRALIAQGDFLEHAEVFGNFYGTSRSALQQTLDQGYDLILEIDWQGAQQVRKLMPQALSVFILPPSQQALRHRLDGRGQDSEEIIAGRMKEAVSEMVHYDEYDYVIINDDFDVALEDLKAVFRSNRLVLKKQQQRHAALLKELLS, encoded by the coding sequence ATGAACCACAGCAGCGGCACCCTCTACATCGTTTCGGCCCCTTCGGGCGCAGGCAAGACCAGCCTGGTCACCGCCCTGACCAAAGACGACAAGCAAATCCGCGTCTCGGTTTCGCACACCACCCGCGCCATGCGCCCGGGCGAGCAGCACGGGGTGAACTACCACTTCGTCGTCCACGAGGAATTCAGGGCGCTGATCGCCCAAGGCGACTTCCTGGAGCATGCCGAGGTGTTCGGCAATTTCTACGGCACCTCGCGCAGCGCGCTGCAGCAAACCCTGGACCAGGGTTACGACCTGATCCTGGAAATCGACTGGCAGGGCGCGCAGCAAGTGCGCAAGCTGATGCCGCAGGCGTTGTCGGTGTTCATCCTGCCGCCAAGCCAGCAGGCCCTGCGCCATCGCCTGGACGGCCGCGGTCAGGACAGCGAAGAGATCATCGCGGGGCGCATGAAGGAAGCGGTCAGCGAGATGGTGCACTACGACGAGTATGACTACGTAATCATCAATGATGATTTCGACGTGGCGCTGGAGGATTTGAAAGCGGTGTTCCGCTCGAATCGCCTGGTGTTGAAGAAGCAGCAGCAGCGCCATGCTGCTTTGCTGAAAGAACTGCTCTCCTGA
- a CDS encoding DUF4870 domain-containing protein, with the protein MSESNLSITPPNAEIRQWAMFCHLSALLGLVVPLGHLLGPLVLWHLKREQDPFIDAQGKEALNFQISVTIAGFICFLLMFVFIGLMLFAMLMVAVLVLIIIAAVRANEGKPYRYPMIWRPIK; encoded by the coding sequence ATGAGCGAATCCAACCTGTCGATCACCCCGCCCAATGCCGAAATCCGGCAGTGGGCGATGTTCTGCCACCTCTCCGCGCTGTTGGGCCTGGTGGTGCCGCTCGGGCACTTGCTGGGCCCGCTGGTGCTGTGGCACCTCAAGCGCGAGCAAGACCCTTTCATCGACGCCCAGGGCAAAGAGGCGCTGAACTTTCAGATCAGCGTGACCATTGCCGGGTTCATCTGCTTCCTGCTGATGTTCGTGTTCATCGGGTTGATGCTGTTCGCCATGCTGATGGTGGCGGTGCTGGTGCTGATCATCATTGCGGCGGTGCGGGCGAATGAAGGCAAGCCGTATCGCTACCCGATGATCTGGCGGCCGATCAAATAA
- the rph gene encoding ribonuclease PH: MKRPSGRAADQLRSIRITRNYTKHAEGSVLVEFGDTKVICTVSVENGVPRFLKGQGQGWLTAEYGMLPRSTGERNQREASRGKQGGRTLEIQRLIGRSLRAALDMSKLGDITLYIDCDVIQADGGTRTASITGAMVALCDALAVIKKRGGLKAGNPLKHMIAAVSVGMYQGEAVLDLDYLEDSAAETDLNVVMTSAGGFIEVQGTAEGAPFQPEDFNAMLALAQKGMNEIFELQQAALAD; encoded by the coding sequence ATGAAACGTCCAAGTGGTCGCGCCGCCGATCAGCTCCGCTCGATCCGCATTACCCGCAACTACACCAAGCACGCCGAAGGGTCGGTACTGGTCGAGTTCGGTGACACCAAGGTCATTTGCACGGTCAGCGTGGAAAACGGTGTGCCGCGCTTCCTCAAGGGCCAGGGCCAAGGCTGGCTGACCGCCGAATACGGCATGCTGCCGCGCTCCACCGGCGAGCGTAACCAGCGCGAAGCCAGCCGTGGCAAGCAGGGTGGCCGCACCCTGGAAATCCAGCGTCTCATCGGCCGTTCATTGCGCGCCGCGCTGGACATGAGCAAGCTCGGTGACATCACTCTGTACATCGACTGCGACGTGATCCAGGCCGATGGTGGCACCCGTACCGCGTCCATCACCGGTGCCATGGTCGCCCTGTGCGATGCTCTGGCGGTGATCAAGAAGCGCGGTGGCCTCAAGGCCGGCAACCCGCTCAAGCACATGATCGCCGCAGTATCGGTGGGCATGTACCAGGGCGAAGCGGTGCTCGACCTGGACTACCTGGAAGACTCCGCCGCCGAAACCGACCTGAACGTGGTCATGACCAGCGCCGGTGGTTTCATCGAAGTGCAGGGTACCGCCGAAGGTGCGCCGTTCCAGCCTGAAGACTTCAACGCCATGCTCGCTCTGGCGCAGAAGGGCATGAACGAGATCTTCGAACTGCAGCAGGCGGCGCTGGCCGACTGA
- a CDS encoding LysR family transcriptional regulator: MQYQITHADLSLVLALERGRSLAKAAELLKVDVSTVFRSIRRLESALGTALFVKSRKGYLPTDTAQALAEQAERAEQALEAARIAMTSGEQVVSGTVRLTCTEAVMHSLLLPALAEFMPNYPALSLEMGTSNTFANLSRRDADIALRLTNTPPEHLVGRNLGSTSYVVCGQPQWRERLAESPASVPWIAPDDSMQDHPTVVWRNQQHPGLSPRYQCSSMSTIAQLVTAGLGVAALPDYMVHALPGVDALSGPLPGCDTQLWLLTRPDCRALRSVQTLFEELTPRLRDAML, from the coding sequence ATGCAATATCAGATTACCCACGCCGACCTCTCCCTGGTCCTGGCTCTGGAACGCGGACGCTCGCTGGCCAAAGCCGCCGAGCTGCTCAAAGTCGACGTTTCGACCGTGTTTCGCTCGATTCGTCGGCTTGAATCGGCACTCGGTACCGCGCTGTTTGTAAAAAGCCGCAAAGGCTACCTGCCGACCGACACCGCCCAGGCCCTGGCCGAACAGGCCGAACGCGCCGAGCAGGCACTGGAGGCGGCGCGCATCGCCATGACCAGTGGCGAGCAGGTGGTCAGCGGCACCGTGCGCCTGACCTGTACCGAGGCGGTGATGCACAGCCTGCTGCTGCCGGCGCTGGCCGAGTTCATGCCTAACTACCCGGCCTTGTCGCTGGAGATGGGCACCTCCAACACCTTCGCCAACCTCAGCCGGCGCGATGCCGACATAGCCCTGCGCCTGACCAACACGCCGCCGGAGCACCTGGTGGGGCGCAATCTAGGGTCCACCTCCTACGTTGTCTGCGGCCAGCCGCAGTGGCGCGAACGCCTGGCAGAGTCACCGGCCAGCGTGCCGTGGATCGCCCCCGACGACTCGATGCAGGACCACCCCACGGTGGTCTGGCGCAACCAGCAGCACCCGGGGTTGAGCCCGCGCTACCAGTGCAGCAGCATGTCGACCATCGCCCAGCTGGTCACGGCCGGGCTCGGTGTGGCGGCGTTGCCGGACTACATGGTGCACGCACTGCCCGGGGTGGATGCGCTGAGCGGACCGCTGCCGGGTTGCGACACCCAGCTATGGTTGCTAACACGGCCGGATTGTCGGGCGTTGCGCTCGGTGCAGACCCTGTTCGAGGAGCTGACCCCGCGGTTGCGTGACGCGATGCTCTGA
- a CDS encoding gamma-glutamyl-gamma-aminobutyrate hydrolase family protein encodes MSANAVPLIGVSACRQQVGKNSSHTVGDKYVEAAGFAGLPLILPARDGGSDTQALLARLHGIVFTGSPSNIEPHHYNGAPSAAGTRHDLARDRLTLPLLQAAIAAGVPVFCICRGYQELNVALGGSLHQRVQELPGYLDHREPEDAPLEVQYGPRHPVGIEPGGLFERLGLAAQFEVNSLHSQGIDRLAPGLRVEARAPDGLIEAVSMPAAPGFVLGVQWHPEWRFTENPVSLRLFQAFREACIAYAAREGARQKAL; translated from the coding sequence ATGAGCGCAAATGCGGTCCCCTTGATCGGTGTCAGCGCCTGCCGCCAGCAGGTGGGGAAGAACTCGTCGCACACGGTAGGCGACAAGTATGTCGAGGCGGCCGGCTTTGCCGGCTTGCCGCTGATCTTGCCGGCTCGTGACGGGGGCAGCGACACGCAGGCGCTGCTGGCCCGCCTGCACGGCATTGTTTTTACCGGCTCACCTTCAAATATCGAACCGCATCATTACAATGGCGCCCCCAGCGCGGCGGGTACCCGGCACGACCTGGCACGCGATCGCTTGACCCTGCCGCTGTTGCAGGCAGCCATTGCCGCTGGTGTACCGGTGTTCTGTATCTGCCGTGGCTACCAGGAATTGAACGTAGCCCTGGGCGGCAGCCTGCACCAGCGCGTGCAGGAACTACCCGGCTACCTTGACCACCGTGAACCTGAGGACGCACCCCTGGAGGTGCAATACGGCCCTCGTCACCCTGTCGGCATCGAGCCTGGCGGGTTGTTCGAGCGCCTGGGCCTGGCGGCGCAGTTCGAGGTCAACTCGCTGCACAGCCAGGGCATCGACCGCCTGGCCCCGGGCCTGCGCGTCGAGGCACGGGCCCCGGATGGCCTGATCGAAGCGGTGTCCATGCCTGCGGCGCCGGGTTTTGTGCTCGGCGTGCAGTGGCACCCGGAATGGCGATTTACCGAAAACCCGGTTTCGCTTCGCCTGTTTCAGGCGTTTCGCGAAGCCTGCATTGCTTACGCAGCACGGGAGGGCGCACGGCAGAAGGCACTCTGA
- a CDS encoding RidA family protein, whose product MSKTVINSDKAPAAIGTYSQAIKAGNTVYMSGQIPLDPKTMELVDGFEAQTVQVFENLKAVAEAAGGSFKDIVKLNIFLTDLSHFAKVNEVMGRYFEQPYPARAAIGVAALPKGAQVEMDAILVIE is encoded by the coding sequence ATGAGCAAGACCGTCATCAACAGCGACAAGGCCCCTGCCGCCATCGGCACCTACTCGCAGGCGATCAAAGCCGGCAACACCGTGTACATGTCGGGCCAGATCCCGCTGGACCCGAAGACCATGGAACTGGTCGATGGCTTCGAAGCCCAGACCGTACAGGTGTTCGAGAACCTCAAGGCCGTGGCTGAAGCCGCTGGCGGTTCGTTCAAGGACATCGTCAAGCTGAACATCTTCCTCACCGACCTGAGCCACTTCGCCAAGGTCAACGAGGTGATGGGCCGCTACTTCGAGCAGCCGTACCCGGCCCGCGCCGCCATCGGCGTTGCCGCGCTGCCGAAAGGCGCCCAGGTCGAAATGGACGCCATCCTGGTCATCGAATGA
- a CDS encoding glutamine synthetase family protein: protein MTSVTPCASSSSEMNDFLQAHPDTQYVDLLISDMNGVVRGKRIERASLHKVYEKGINLPASLFALDINGSTVESTGLGLDIGDADRICFPIPGTLSDEPWQKRPTAQLLMTMHELDGQPFFADPREVLRQVVSKFDDLGLDICAAFELEFYLIDQDNLNGRPQPPRSPISGKRPQSTQVYLIDDLDEYADCLQDMLEAAKEQGLPADAIVKESAPAQFEVNLHHVADPLKACDYAILLKRLIKNVAYDHEMDTTFMAKPYPGQAGNGLHVHISLLDKKTGKNIFASDDPLQSDALRHAIGGVLETMPASMAFLCPNINSYRRFGAQFYVPNAPSWGLDNRTVAVRVPTDSSDNVRLEHRVAGADANPYLMLAAILAGVHHGLTSKVEPGAPIEGNSYEQLEQSLPNNLRDALRALDDSEVLNQYISPDYIDIFVACKESELAEFEVSISDLEYNWYLHTV, encoded by the coding sequence ATGACGTCGGTAACCCCGTGCGCCAGTTCTTCCAGCGAGATGAATGACTTCCTCCAGGCCCATCCGGACACGCAGTACGTCGATCTGCTGATCTCCGACATGAACGGCGTGGTACGTGGCAAGCGCATCGAGCGGGCCAGCCTGCACAAGGTTTACGAGAAAGGCATCAACCTGCCGGCATCGCTGTTCGCCCTGGACATCAACGGTTCCACCGTCGAGAGCACCGGCCTTGGCCTGGACATCGGTGATGCCGACCGCATCTGCTTCCCGATCCCCGGCACGCTGTCGGACGAACCGTGGCAGAAGCGCCCCACCGCCCAGTTGTTGATGACCATGCACGAGCTGGATGGCCAGCCGTTCTTCGCCGACCCGCGCGAAGTGCTGCGTCAGGTGGTGAGCAAGTTCGACGACCTGGGCCTGGATATCTGCGCCGCGTTCGAGCTGGAGTTCTACCTGATCGACCAGGACAACCTCAACGGTCGCCCGCAACCGCCGCGTTCGCCAATTTCCGGCAAGCGCCCGCAGTCGACCCAGGTGTACCTGATCGATGACCTCGATGAATATGCCGACTGCCTGCAGGACATGCTCGAAGCGGCCAAGGAGCAGGGCCTTCCCGCCGACGCCATCGTCAAGGAAAGCGCTCCGGCACAGTTCGAGGTCAACCTGCACCACGTGGCTGACCCGCTGAAGGCCTGCGACTACGCGATTCTGCTCAAGCGCCTGATCAAGAACGTCGCCTACGACCATGAAATGGACACCACGTTCATGGCCAAGCCCTACCCGGGCCAGGCAGGCAACGGCCTGCACGTGCACATTTCGTTGCTGGACAAGAAAACCGGCAAGAACATCTTCGCCAGCGACGACCCGCTGCAAAGCGACGCGCTGCGCCACGCCATCGGCGGCGTGCTGGAGACCATGCCAGCGTCGATGGCCTTCCTCTGCCCGAACATCAACTCGTATCGCCGCTTCGGCGCGCAGTTCTACGTGCCCAATGCGCCAAGCTGGGGCCTGGACAACCGCACCGTGGCCGTGCGCGTGCCCACCGACAGCAGCGACAACGTACGCCTCGAACACCGCGTGGCTGGTGCCGACGCCAACCCGTACCTGATGCTGGCTGCAATTCTGGCTGGCGTGCACCACGGCTTGACCAGCAAGGTCGAACCGGGCGCCCCGATCGAGGGCAACTCTTACGAACAGCTGGAGCAGAGCCTGCCGAACAACCTGCGCGATGCCCTGCGCGCGCTGGACGACAGCGAAGTCCTCAACCAATACATCAGCCCGGACTACATCGATATCTTCGTGGCCTGCAAGGAAAGCGAACTGGCCGAGTTCGAAGTGTCGATTTCCGACCTCGAGTACAACTGGTACCTGCACACGGTGTAA
- the spoT gene encoding bifunctional GTP diphosphokinase/guanosine-3',5'-bis pyrophosphate 3'-pyrophosphohydrolase, whose product MPGIEALAERLSTYLGPEQVNLVRRAYFYAEQAHDGQRRRSGEPYVTHPLAVASILADMHMDHQSLMAAMLHDVIEDTGIAKEALSQQFGETVAELVDGVSKLTQMNFETKAEAQAENFQKMAMAMARDIRVILVKLADRLHNMRTLEVLSGEKRRRIAKETLEIYAPIANRLGMHTVRVEFEDLGFKAMHPMRSSLIHRAVKSARGNRKEIVAKIEHSLANCLAADGIEGEVSGRQKHLYGIYKKMRGKRRAFNEIMDVYAFRIVVDKVDTCYRVLGAVHNLYKPLPGRFKDYIAIPKANGYQSLHTTLFGMHGVPIEIQIRTREMEEMANNGIAAHWLYKSNDDEQPKGSHARARQWVKGILELQQRAGNSLEFIESVKIDLFPDEVYVFTPKGRIMELPKGSTAVDFAYAVHTDVGNSCIACRINRRLAPLSEPLQSGSTVEIVSAPGARPNPAWLNFVVTGKARTHIRHALKQQRRSESISLGERLLNKVLTGFDSSLEMIPQERIQAILAEYRLELIEDLLEDIGLGNRMAYVVARRLLSAEGEQLPAPEGPLAIRGTEGLVLSYAKCCTPIPGDPIVGHLSAGKGMVVHLENCRNISEIRHNPEKCVQLSWAKDITGEFNVELRVELEHQRGLIALLASSVNAADGNIEKISMDERDGRISVVQLVVSVHDRVHLARVIKKLRTLTGVVRITRMRT is encoded by the coding sequence ATGCCGGGTATAGAAGCCTTGGCCGAACGGCTGTCGACCTATCTTGGCCCCGAACAGGTCAACCTGGTCCGGCGTGCCTATTTCTACGCCGAACAGGCCCACGATGGGCAGCGCCGCCGCAGTGGCGAGCCCTACGTGACCCACCCCCTGGCCGTGGCCAGCATCCTCGCCGACATGCACATGGACCATCAAAGCCTGATGGCGGCCATGCTGCACGACGTGATCGAAGACACCGGCATCGCCAAGGAAGCCCTCAGCCAGCAATTTGGCGAGACCGTGGCCGAACTGGTCGACGGGGTCAGCAAGCTGACCCAGATGAACTTCGAGACCAAGGCCGAGGCGCAGGCCGAAAACTTCCAGAAGATGGCCATGGCCATGGCACGCGATATCCGCGTGATCCTGGTCAAGCTGGCCGACCGCCTGCACAACATGCGCACCCTGGAAGTGCTGTCCGGCGAAAAACGCCGGCGCATCGCCAAGGAAACCCTCGAAATCTACGCCCCCATCGCCAACCGCCTGGGCATGCACACCGTGCGCGTGGAGTTCGAGGACCTCGGCTTCAAGGCCATGCACCCGATGCGCTCGTCGCTGATTCACAGGGCGGTAAAAAGCGCACGCGGCAATCGTAAAGAGATCGTCGCCAAGATCGAGCACTCGCTGGCCAACTGCCTGGCCGCCGACGGCATCGAGGGCGAGGTCAGCGGCCGGCAGAAGCACCTCTATGGCATCTACAAGAAGATGCGTGGCAAGCGCCGCGCCTTCAACGAGATCATGGATGTGTACGCCTTCCGCATTGTCGTCGACAAGGTCGACACCTGCTACCGCGTGCTCGGCGCCGTGCACAACCTGTACAAGCCGCTGCCCGGTCGCTTCAAGGATTACATCGCGATCCCCAAAGCCAATGGCTACCAGTCGTTGCACACCACGCTGTTCGGCATGCACGGCGTGCCCATCGAAATCCAGATCCGCACCCGCGAGATGGAGGAGATGGCCAACAACGGCATCGCTGCGCACTGGCTGTACAAGTCCAACGACGACGAACAGCCCAAGGGCAGCCACGCCCGCGCCCGCCAGTGGGTCAAGGGCATCCTCGAGCTGCAGCAACGTGCCGGCAACTCGCTGGAGTTCATCGAGAGCGTGAAGATCGACCTGTTTCCGGACGAGGTCTACGTGTTCACGCCCAAAGGCCGCATCATGGAGCTGCCCAAAGGGTCCACGGCCGTCGATTTCGCCTACGCGGTGCATACCGACGTTGGCAACAGCTGCATCGCCTGCCGCATCAACCGCCGACTGGCGCCGCTGTCCGAACCGCTGCAAAGCGGCTCGACGGTGGAAATCGTCAGCGCCCCGGGCGCGCGGCCCAACCCGGCCTGGCTCAACTTCGTGGTTACCGGCAAGGCGCGCACGCACATCCGCCACGCGCTCAAGCAGCAGCGTCGCTCCGAGTCCATCAGCCTGGGCGAACGCCTGCTGAACAAGGTGCTCACCGGCTTCGACAGCAGCCTGGAGATGATCCCTCAGGAGCGTATCCAGGCGATTCTTGCCGAGTACCGCCTGGAGCTGATCGAAGACCTGCTCGAAGACATCGGCCTGGGCAACCGCATGGCCTACGTGGTCGCACGCCGCCTGCTGTCGGCCGAAGGCGAACAGCTGCCGGCACCGGAAGGCCCGCTGGCGATCCGCGGTACCGAAGGCCTGGTGCTGAGCTACGCCAAGTGCTGCACGCCGATTCCGGGCGACCCGATCGTCGGCCACCTGTCAGCCGGCAAGGGCATGGTCGTACACCTGGAAAACTGCCGCAACATCAGTGAAATTCGCCACAACCCGGAGAAATGCGTACAGCTCTCCTGGGCCAAGGACATCACCGGTGAGTTCAATGTCGAGCTGCGTGTCGAACTGGAGCACCAGCGCGGCCTGATCGCCCTGCTGGCCAGCAGTGTCAACGCCGCCGACGGCAACATCGAGAAGATCAGCATGGACGAACGCGACGGCCGTATCAGCGTGGTCCAACTGGTGGTCAGCGTGCACGACCGCGTGCACCTGGCGCGTGTGATCAAGAAGCTGCGTACCCTGACCGGTGTGGTCCGCATCACCCGCATGCGTACGTAG